The following proteins come from a genomic window of Microbacterium sp. JZ31:
- a CDS encoding Ig-like domain-containing protein — MLVATRTELLSLPLDGSEPTATEAGGFTGKPTAPVWLNGCAYGAWMESGRFMRDCIGEGSDLDMPIDKYRADGELRFRVNRDVVMLNNVFSGAAWLASDQLQKVDNWNDLTPPKSEDGVENPDPTTVQVPDPSPPDRGPDNTKPEAANDRFGVRAGGSTILPVLTGYEGDPEGGGTQGADSDPDGDVLVVSLTDDVPRNVTVVPVNNGNALQITVPEDVTTVEPFTYQVDDGRGGVDEAQVTIDVRPEDENTGPQQLRKIAVPVETGNAVTYNVLPDWIDPDGDNIFLQSVTAAEGDEVEFTADGRITYRAISGTQGIVEVNITVSDGHTSVTGVFPLDIRPASSQPPIATPDHLVVRAGQQGTATPLANDLSASKEPLELTQVSEVEGATIVADFTDDSFTFKSNTAGTYYVDYLVATSGTSPVNGLVRVDVLEPVEKAEPPVAVRDVALLPAGGDALVNVLANDSDPAGGVLVVQSVSVEPDSGIAVSVLGHETLRVADTGMTGREPAQATVRYTISNGAETAEGEVVVLAMPKQAKVRPPIANDDTAKVRVGDVVTIPVLENDNHPNGEEFHVASELGEQPAAGEAFVSQDTIRYRAGDEPGAVQFTYRAVDANGQHNSALVKVQILALDEENNNAPRPKDIEARTLEDTLSTIEVPLDGIDPDGDSVDLIGVTGAGAKKGTVNLNESGQFEYTAHDDVSGVDTFTYRVRDALGAEAEATIRVGIAPQTTDNQAPFAVRDTLAMRPDRVVAAPVTDNDNDPDGDRFSLVPGEDGLILGEDPQIEAEAAADLVRVTSPDQELETSLQYTIEDERGARARGVLSIVVDEDVPLQAPIARDDRIRIQDVDIDTGMAEINLLANDEDPDGVVEELTVEVDEEQGVTVDEDGLARVEIGEERRLVGYRITDADDNTARAFLRVPGEQDLRPYLISTTPERVKSGETIELPLAEYVTAPSGKDIRITTAENVSAAHSNGQNLVVDAQTLTYTSADRFAGNDAITFEVTDGSGPDDPNGRVSTLSIPILVTPPDNLPPEMSGASVSVGAGDSEPGTVDLAGLATDIDDDPVSFQVQEAPAGISAEIDGTTLQVRADADQKGTVVNIVVLADDGQANPTSPEPVTANIEVTVTASTRELPVATDDTVSEWNQGETLSHDVLSNDINPFAGEAPLEVIGATLETGAAGDAEVSFDAGHVIVTPAADFHGRLVVRYEVQDMTGDPERTAEGRLNLTVQGVPDAPGKPTVSDVQSRQVTLSWQSPPDNGAAITEYRVQATKGGDYSTVCPETTCTLQGLTNNVTYGFTVTAVNRVGEGDPSPVSQDARPDVRPETPVAPQLPEFRDSGLLVTWKAPRTEGSPITKYELEITPTPPNGVNVREVPAGNTQLWWDGLVNGTAYTVRVRAHNSAPDPSEWSGQSATNIPAKPPEAPGAPTATRQSAIGPEPGGIQVTWPGVEGPANGGDAVDAYRVQAYQGDAPYGDPQTTSGTSAVFSLPASRSDYTFRVTARNKAGWGAQSAPSAGLRQFTSPTAPGTPTVTEGDRQIQASWSPATAQGADEVRYQYNVNGSGWQEAGTATSATIGGLTNGKEYRVAVRAYAVANGTNSEPGPSSAQSQGAVPYGPPHAPIVRAERVNGGTQIQCSWNANGSSNGRPIGAVQARFNDGGWEDVNSTGSRICAEGYSARGKVEVQVTSAGKTSSAQAAERTVDPPPPSANVRNSGVSAAGQPNCRTGNCYFLQLNYANFPGGDYHVSCHDEDSAPGGFAGRTYRLRTEGSERLGCYYGFAGHQVRLHISGPGVDMWTDWWTWQQ, encoded by the coding sequence GTGCTCGTCGCGACGCGCACCGAGCTGCTGAGCCTCCCGCTCGACGGCTCCGAGCCCACCGCGACCGAGGCGGGCGGGTTCACGGGCAAGCCGACTGCGCCCGTCTGGCTCAACGGCTGCGCATACGGCGCCTGGATGGAATCCGGCCGGTTCATGCGCGACTGCATCGGCGAGGGCAGCGACCTCGACATGCCGATCGACAAGTACCGCGCGGACGGCGAGCTGCGGTTCCGCGTGAACCGCGACGTCGTGATGCTCAACAACGTCTTCAGCGGTGCGGCGTGGCTGGCGAGCGACCAGCTGCAGAAGGTCGACAACTGGAACGACCTGACGCCGCCCAAGAGCGAGGACGGCGTCGAGAACCCCGACCCGACGACCGTGCAGGTGCCGGATCCGTCCCCGCCGGACCGCGGCCCGGACAACACCAAGCCCGAGGCGGCGAACGACCGCTTCGGCGTCCGCGCGGGCGGTTCGACGATCCTGCCCGTGCTCACCGGCTACGAGGGCGATCCGGAGGGCGGCGGCACCCAGGGCGCGGACAGCGACCCCGACGGCGACGTGCTCGTCGTGAGCCTCACCGACGACGTGCCGAGGAACGTCACCGTGGTGCCGGTCAACAACGGCAACGCGCTGCAGATCACGGTGCCCGAGGACGTCACGACGGTCGAGCCGTTCACGTACCAGGTGGACGACGGTCGCGGCGGCGTCGACGAGGCCCAGGTCACGATCGACGTGCGACCGGAGGACGAAAACACCGGCCCGCAGCAGCTGCGCAAGATCGCGGTGCCCGTGGAGACGGGCAACGCCGTGACCTACAACGTCCTGCCGGACTGGATCGATCCGGACGGCGACAACATCTTCCTGCAGAGCGTCACCGCCGCCGAGGGCGACGAGGTCGAGTTCACGGCCGACGGCCGGATCACGTACCGGGCGATCTCGGGCACCCAGGGCATCGTCGAGGTGAACATCACGGTGTCGGACGGGCACACGAGCGTGACCGGCGTCTTCCCGCTCGACATCCGACCGGCGTCCTCGCAGCCGCCGATCGCGACGCCCGACCACCTGGTCGTGCGCGCGGGCCAGCAGGGCACCGCCACGCCGCTGGCGAACGACCTCAGCGCGAGCAAGGAGCCGCTCGAGCTGACGCAGGTGAGCGAGGTCGAGGGCGCCACGATCGTCGCCGACTTCACGGACGACTCGTTCACCTTCAAGTCCAACACCGCCGGCACGTACTACGTCGACTATCTCGTCGCCACCTCCGGCACCAGCCCCGTGAACGGCCTCGTGCGCGTCGACGTGCTCGAGCCGGTCGAGAAGGCGGAGCCGCCCGTCGCGGTGCGTGATGTCGCGCTGCTGCCCGCGGGCGGTGATGCGCTGGTGAACGTGCTCGCGAACGATTCCGATCCGGCGGGCGGTGTGCTCGTCGTCCAGAGCGTCAGCGTCGAGCCGGACAGCGGCATCGCGGTCTCGGTGCTCGGTCACGAGACGCTGCGCGTGGCCGACACGGGGATGACGGGACGGGAGCCCGCTCAGGCGACGGTCCGGTACACGATCTCGAACGGCGCGGAGACGGCGGAGGGCGAGGTCGTCGTCCTCGCGATGCCCAAGCAGGCGAAGGTGCGGCCGCCGATCGCCAACGACGACACCGCAAAGGTGCGCGTGGGCGACGTCGTGACGATCCCCGTGCTGGAGAACGACAACCACCCGAACGGCGAGGAGTTCCACGTCGCGTCCGAGCTCGGCGAGCAGCCGGCGGCCGGTGAGGCGTTCGTGTCGCAGGACACGATCCGCTACCGCGCCGGCGACGAGCCGGGTGCCGTGCAGTTCACGTATCGCGCGGTCGACGCCAACGGGCAGCACAACTCGGCGCTCGTCAAGGTCCAGATCCTGGCCCTGGATGAGGAGAACAACAACGCTCCTCGGCCGAAGGACATCGAGGCGCGGACGCTCGAGGACACCCTCTCGACGATCGAGGTGCCGCTGGACGGCATCGACCCCGACGGCGACTCCGTCGACCTGATCGGCGTCACGGGAGCCGGGGCCAAGAAGGGCACGGTGAACCTGAACGAGTCCGGTCAGTTCGAGTACACCGCCCACGACGACGTCTCGGGCGTGGACACCTTCACCTACCGGGTGCGCGACGCGCTCGGTGCCGAGGCCGAGGCGACCATCCGGGTGGGCATCGCGCCGCAGACCACCGACAACCAGGCGCCGTTCGCGGTGCGGGACACGCTCGCCATGCGACCGGACCGTGTCGTCGCGGCGCCCGTGACCGACAACGACAACGATCCGGACGGCGATCGCTTCTCTCTCGTGCCCGGCGAGGACGGCCTGATCCTGGGAGAGGATCCGCAGATCGAGGCCGAGGCGGCGGCGGACCTGGTGCGGGTGACGTCGCCCGATCAGGAGCTCGAGACCTCGCTGCAGTACACGATCGAGGACGAGCGGGGCGCGCGCGCTCGCGGCGTGCTCTCGATCGTCGTCGACGAGGACGTGCCGCTCCAGGCGCCGATCGCGCGCGATGATCGCATCCGGATCCAGGACGTCGACATCGACACCGGCATGGCGGAGATCAACCTGCTCGCCAACGACGAGGACCCCGACGGCGTCGTGGAGGAGCTGACCGTCGAGGTCGACGAGGAGCAGGGCGTCACGGTCGACGAGGACGGCCTCGCGCGGGTCGAGATCGGTGAGGAGCGCCGCCTCGTCGGCTACCGGATCACCGACGCGGACGACAACACGGCCCGGGCGTTCCTCCGCGTGCCCGGTGAGCAGGATCTGCGTCCCTACCTGATCTCGACGACGCCTGAGCGCGTGAAGAGCGGCGAGACGATCGAGCTCCCGCTGGCGGAATACGTCACGGCGCCGAGCGGCAAGGACATCCGGATCACGACGGCCGAGAACGTCTCCGCCGCGCACAGCAACGGACAGAACCTCGTTGTCGACGCGCAGACGCTGACCTACACGTCGGCCGACCGGTTCGCCGGCAACGACGCGATCACGTTCGAGGTGACCGACGGATCCGGGCCGGACGATCCGAACGGGCGCGTCTCGACGCTGTCGATCCCCATCCTCGTGACGCCGCCGGACAACCTGCCGCCCGAGATGAGCGGAGCGTCCGTGAGCGTCGGTGCGGGCGACTCCGAGCCCGGCACGGTCGATCTCGCGGGTCTCGCGACCGACATCGACGATGATCCCGTGTCCTTCCAGGTGCAGGAGGCCCCGGCGGGCATCAGCGCGGAGATCGACGGCACGACGCTGCAGGTGCGCGCGGACGCGGACCAGAAGGGCACGGTCGTCAACATCGTCGTGCTCGCCGACGACGGCCAGGCCAACCCGACCAGCCCGGAGCCGGTCACCGCGAACATCGAGGTGACCGTGACGGCCTCGACGCGCGAGCTCCCCGTGGCCACGGACGACACGGTGTCCGAGTGGAACCAGGGCGAGACGCTGTCGCACGACGTCCTGTCGAACGACATCAACCCCTTCGCCGGCGAGGCGCCGCTCGAGGTGATCGGCGCGACGCTCGAGACCGGCGCGGCCGGGGACGCGGAGGTCTCGTTCGACGCCGGGCACGTGATCGTGACCCCCGCCGCGGACTTCCATGGCCGCCTCGTCGTGCGCTACGAGGTGCAGGACATGACCGGCGACCCCGAGCGCACGGCCGAGGGCCGGTTGAACCTCACGGTGCAGGGCGTGCCGGATGCGCCCGGCAAGCCGACCGTGTCGGACGTGCAGAGCCGTCAGGTGACGCTGTCGTGGCAGTCGCCTCCCGACAACGGCGCCGCGATCACGGAGTACCGCGTGCAGGCGACGAAGGGCGGCGACTACTCCACGGTCTGCCCCGAGACCACCTGCACGCTGCAGGGGCTCACGAACAACGTGACGTACGGCTTCACGGTCACGGCCGTGAACCGCGTCGGCGAGGGGGATCCGTCTCCGGTGAGCCAGGATGCGCGCCCCGACGTGCGTCCCGAGACGCCGGTGGCGCCGCAGCTGCCGGAGTTCCGCGACAGCGGGCTGCTCGTGACGTGGAAGGCGCCGCGCACCGAGGGGTCGCCGATCACGAAGTACGAGCTCGAGATCACCCCCACGCCGCCCAACGGCGTCAACGTGCGCGAGGTGCCCGCGGGCAACACGCAGCTGTGGTGGGACGGGCTCGTGAACGGCACCGCGTACACGGTGCGGGTGCGCGCGCACAACAGCGCGCCGGACCCGTCGGAGTGGAGCGGCCAGTCGGCGACCAACATTCCGGCCAAGCCGCCGGAGGCTCCGGGCGCGCCCACGGCGACGCGCCAGTCGGCGATCGGACCTGAGCCGGGCGGCATCCAGGTGACGTGGCCCGGAGTGGAGGGCCCCGCGAACGGCGGCGACGCGGTCGACGCCTACCGTGTCCAGGCCTACCAGGGGGACGCCCCGTACGGCGATCCCCAGACGACCTCGGGCACCTCGGCCGTGTTCTCGCTGCCGGCAAGCAGGTCCGACTACACGTTCCGGGTGACAGCGCGAAACAAGGCCGGCTGGGGTGCGCAGAGCGCGCCGAGCGCGGGCTTGCGGCAGTTCACGTCGCCGACCGCGCCCGGGACGCCGACGGTGACGGAAGGCGACCGGCAGATCCAGGCCTCCTGGTCGCCCGCCACGGCGCAGGGCGCCGATGAGGTCCGCTACCAGTACAACGTGAATGGGAGCGGCTGGCAGGAGGCGGGAACCGCGACGTCGGCGACCATCGGCGGGCTGACGAACGGTAAGGAGTACCGCGTCGCGGTGCGCGCATACGCGGTGGCGAACGGGACGAACTCCGAACCCGGGCCGTCGTCCGCGCAGTCGCAGGGCGCGGTGCCTTATGGGCCACCGCATGCGCCGATCGTGCGAGCTGAGCGCGTCAACGGGGGAACGCAGATCCAGTGCTCGTGGAACGCAAACGGCTCGTCGAATGGACGTCCGATCGGTGCCGTCCAGGCGCGTTTCAACGACGGCGGCTGGGAGGACGTCAACTCCACGGGCAGCAGGATCTGCGCCGAAGGCTACTCCGCACGGGGCAAGGTGGAGGTGCAGGTCACGTCCGCAGGCAAGACGTCGAGCGCGCAAGCGGCTGAGCGGACCGTCGACCCGCCGCCCCCGTCGGCCAACGTCAGAAACTCCGGGGTGAGCGCCGCCGGGCAGCCGAACTGCAGGACGGGAAACTGCTACTTCCTGCAGCTGAACTACGCCAACTTCCCCGGCGGGGACTACCACGTCTCATGTCACGACGAGGACAGCGCACCCGGCGGATTCGCCGGTAGGACGTACCGACTGCGCACCGAAGGCAGCGAGCGGTTGGGCTGCTATTACGGCTTCGCCGGGCATCAGGTGCGCCTGCACATCAGCGGGCCGGGCGTCGACATGTGGACCGACTGGTGGACCTGGCAGCAGTGA
- a CDS encoding AAA family ATPase, with translation MTMTPEQAAWFQGTFSRLVDNVDRALMGKREVVSLVLAAMLAEGHVLLEDAPGTGKTSLAKALAATVQGTSNRIQFTPDLLPSDVTGVTIYDQQSHTFEFHRGPVFASIVLADEINRASPKTQSALLEVMEESRVTVDGTPHEVGRPFLVIATQNPIEQAGTYKLPEAQLDRFLVKTSIGYPTLEVTERILAGSADRNPSASLTPIITTSAVSDMADLAASAHVEPAVLRYAAELAETTRSDKDTRLGVSVRGAIAIVRLAKVWAAAQGRHYVIPDDIKALAQPVWAHRLVMDPEAEFVGTTPETVIVRVLERVSAPQTRAAGVTTG, from the coding sequence ATGACGATGACGCCCGAGCAGGCGGCCTGGTTCCAGGGCACCTTCAGCCGCCTTGTCGACAACGTCGACAGGGCCCTGATGGGCAAGCGCGAGGTCGTGAGCCTCGTGCTCGCGGCGATGCTCGCCGAGGGCCACGTGCTGCTCGAGGACGCGCCGGGAACCGGCAAGACGAGCCTCGCGAAGGCACTCGCCGCCACCGTGCAGGGCACGTCGAACCGCATCCAGTTCACGCCCGACCTGCTGCCGAGCGACGTGACGGGTGTCACGATCTACGACCAGCAGTCGCACACGTTCGAGTTCCACCGCGGGCCGGTGTTCGCCTCGATCGTCCTCGCGGACGAGATCAACCGCGCGTCGCCCAAGACGCAGTCGGCGCTGCTCGAGGTCATGGAGGAGTCGCGCGTGACGGTCGACGGCACGCCGCACGAGGTGGGCCGTCCGTTCCTCGTGATCGCGACGCAGAACCCGATCGAGCAGGCGGGTACGTACAAGCTGCCCGAGGCCCAGCTCGACCGCTTCCTCGTCAAGACCTCGATCGGCTACCCGACGCTCGAGGTGACCGAGCGCATCCTGGCCGGGTCCGCGGATCGCAACCCCTCGGCGAGCCTCACGCCGATCATCACGACGAGCGCGGTGTCCGACATGGCCGACCTCGCGGCGTCCGCGCACGTCGAGCCCGCTGTGCTGCGCTACGCGGCCGAGCTCGCGGAGACCACCCGCTCCGACAAGGACACGCGGCTGGGCGTCTCGGTGCGCGGCGCGATCGCGATCGTGCGCCTGGCGAAGGTGTGGGCCGCGGCCCAGGGCCGCCATTACGTGATCCCCGACGACATCAAGGCGCTCGCGCAGCCCGTCTGGGCCCACCGCCTGGTCATGGACCCCGAGGCCGAGTTCGTCGGCACCACCCCGGAGACCGTGATCGTGCGGGTGCTCGAGCGGGTGTCGGCGCCACAGACCCGCGCGGCCGGCGTGACCACCGGATGA
- a CDS encoding DUF58 domain-containing protein — protein sequence MTTAPVTDGEATPAPPPVRAPEREEAPSQASWREVAAYLLGRVGAGVRRAAKVVRPIGWVVIGLAVVLWLVGPWLGWREITTAAVVATAVIVLCLLFLIGRTTYDVALDLTRTRVVVGERAFGALTLANSGTRAILPSRVVLPVGSGRGVFGIRHLAPGDQVEELFAIPTTRRAVVPVGPVSIVRGDPLGLFERIDSRDEPVDLYVHPKTVRFDGQSLGFVRDLEGMTSRDLARDDIAFHALSEYQPGDDLRHVHWRSTARTGTLMMRTYEQTRRSHFVIGVSTHPGEYADPDEFELAISAAGSLGLRALRDSYRVEVRTQTGKLRTETQKHLLDALSGVENSRAREGGATALAGTIASNAPAASVVVLACGSRVTASQLQSAVSRLPVGSRALVIVAALGQEAGRRRIGEADVITIGALEHLPPSLRRVLG from the coding sequence ATGACCACCGCACCCGTCACCGACGGCGAGGCGACGCCCGCCCCGCCGCCGGTTCGCGCGCCCGAGCGCGAGGAGGCGCCGTCGCAGGCGAGCTGGCGCGAGGTGGCGGCGTACCTGCTCGGCCGCGTCGGCGCGGGTGTGCGCCGTGCCGCGAAGGTGGTGCGTCCGATCGGCTGGGTCGTGATCGGGCTCGCCGTCGTGCTGTGGCTCGTGGGTCCCTGGCTGGGCTGGCGCGAGATCACGACCGCCGCGGTCGTCGCGACCGCGGTGATCGTGCTGTGCCTGCTGTTCCTGATCGGGCGCACCACGTACGACGTCGCGCTCGACCTGACGCGCACGCGCGTGGTCGTCGGCGAGCGCGCGTTCGGCGCGCTCACGCTCGCGAACTCCGGCACGCGCGCGATCCTGCCCTCCCGCGTCGTGCTGCCCGTCGGCAGCGGGCGCGGCGTGTTCGGCATCAGGCACCTCGCTCCCGGCGACCAGGTGGAGGAGCTCTTCGCGATCCCGACCACCCGCCGCGCTGTCGTGCCGGTCGGCCCTGTCAGCATCGTGCGCGGCGATCCGCTCGGGCTCTTCGAGCGCATCGACAGCCGGGACGAGCCCGTCGACCTCTACGTGCATCCCAAGACGGTGCGCTTCGACGGGCAATCGCTGGGCTTCGTGCGCGACCTCGAGGGCATGACCTCGCGCGACCTGGCACGCGACGACATCGCCTTCCACGCCCTGTCGGAGTACCAGCCGGGGGACGACCTGCGCCACGTGCACTGGCGGTCGACCGCGCGCACCGGCACGCTCATGATGCGCACGTACGAGCAGACGCGCCGCTCGCACTTTGTGATCGGCGTGTCGACGCATCCGGGCGAGTACGCCGATCCGGACGAGTTCGAGCTCGCGATCTCGGCGGCCGGATCGCTCGGCCTCCGCGCCCTGCGCGACTCGTATCGCGTGGAGGTCCGCACGCAGACGGGCAAGCTCCGCACCGAAACCCAGAAGCACCTGCTCGACGCGCTGTCGGGTGTGGAGAACTCCCGCGCACGCGAGGGCGGCGCCACCGCGCTGGCCGGCACGATCGCCTCGAACGCGCCGGCCGCGAGCGTCGTCGTGCTCGCGTGCGGCAGCCGCGTCACCGCGTCGCAGCTGCAGTCGGCGGTGTCGCGCCTGCCCGTCGGATCGCGCGCGCTCGTCATCGTGGCGGCGCTGGGGCAGGAGGCCGGCCGCCGCCGCATCGGCGAGGCGGACGTGATCACGATCGGCGCGCTCGAGCACCTGCCGCCGTCGCTCAGGCGGGTGCTCGGATGA
- a CDS encoding transglutaminase-like domain-containing protein, with the protein MSAVLTPPIESPDAADAPPVPAPTRRGNRAPASAPLEPRRWALDLGAVALLMLVPVIGFWPTFDGPVVLLPGLGALVVGLGIAALAALQRWGILLIAAAVVVAYFLLGGLFALPHTAILGVIPSVETVQKLALGVVTSWKSLLTTVAPVAADDGHLIVPFLLILVFTVITTSLALRVEPPAWALLPAAACLALQIALGTSQPALPAVQGILLAVVAIVWLAVRAAWAPTRSAVALSSTDEQTEDRRHLLRRMAAAGGVLAIAAAAGGISTLTAPPHEVRYVIRDVIIPPFDIRQYASPLQDFRIYVDEYANEPLFTVTGLPAGSRVRLGTMDTYSGVVYNVSDSSSAFTPLRSNMAADVEGQRADVRVEIGQYADVWLPDVGHVDALEFEGPDAEALRRATYYNPSSGTGVVTTGLKAGDSYTFSTVVPPAPDEADLAEDRFAAVEIPEPEAVPEKLREVAADAISDAEAKTPFEKVQALRTYLVESGFFSHGLKEEEFSPSGHGSARLGGMAAAEQMVGDDEQYAALMALMAYEVGIPARVVMGFHAESSSGQLVANGDNLHAWVEVAFEEAGWVPIDPTPDEDKEPKDQTTQPKTDPQPMPLQPPPPPKEEADEPPLVPDDREAEDEAEPLPGYLGVLLAIGGISLGTVALLLAPFVIIGGIKASRRRKRREAPLPADRISGGWDELMDRAVDFGRAVPVGATRYEQSAQLVATLEEPRVQSIAVRADAGVFGPGEPTPEEIEAFWAEVDGVVGGMNRKASFWKRLAARLNLRSLTQGSSLTKRVRSLRETVSARRKDG; encoded by the coding sequence ATGAGCGCCGTCCTCACGCCTCCGATCGAGTCGCCGGACGCGGCCGACGCGCCGCCGGTTCCCGCGCCTACGCGCCGCGGGAACCGCGCGCCCGCGAGCGCACCGCTCGAGCCGCGCCGCTGGGCGCTCGACCTCGGCGCCGTCGCGCTGCTGATGCTCGTGCCGGTGATCGGCTTCTGGCCCACGTTCGACGGCCCGGTCGTGCTGCTGCCCGGCCTGGGTGCGCTCGTGGTCGGCCTGGGCATCGCGGCACTCGCCGCCCTGCAGCGCTGGGGCATCCTGCTGATCGCCGCCGCGGTCGTCGTCGCGTACTTCCTGCTGGGCGGACTCTTCGCGCTGCCCCACACGGCCATCCTGGGCGTCATCCCGTCGGTCGAGACGGTGCAGAAGCTGGCGCTCGGCGTCGTCACGTCCTGGAAGTCGCTGCTCACCACGGTCGCGCCGGTCGCGGCGGACGACGGGCACCTGATCGTGCCGTTCCTGCTGATCCTCGTGTTCACAGTGATCACGACGAGCCTCGCGCTGCGCGTTGAGCCGCCGGCGTGGGCCCTGCTGCCCGCGGCCGCGTGCCTGGCCCTGCAGATCGCGCTGGGCACGTCGCAGCCCGCGCTGCCCGCCGTGCAGGGCATCCTGCTCGCGGTCGTCGCGATCGTGTGGCTCGCGGTGCGGGCGGCCTGGGCGCCGACGCGCAGCGCGGTCGCGCTGTCGTCGACGGACGAGCAGACCGAGGACCGGCGCCATCTCCTGCGCCGCATGGCCGCGGCCGGCGGCGTGCTCGCGATCGCCGCGGCGGCGGGCGGGATCTCGACCCTGACCGCGCCCCCGCACGAGGTGCGCTACGTCATCCGCGACGTGATCATCCCGCCGTTCGACATCCGTCAGTACGCCAGCCCGCTGCAGGACTTCCGCATCTACGTGGACGAGTACGCGAACGAGCCGCTCTTCACCGTGACGGGGCTGCCCGCCGGGTCCCGCGTCCGGCTCGGCACGATGGACACCTACTCGGGTGTCGTGTACAACGTGTCCGACTCGTCGAGCGCCTTCACCCCGCTGCGCTCCAACATGGCGGCGGACGTCGAGGGCCAGCGGGCCGACGTACGCGTCGAGATCGGCCAGTACGCCGACGTCTGGCTTCCCGATGTGGGGCACGTCGACGCGCTCGAGTTCGAGGGGCCCGACGCTGAGGCGCTGCGCCGCGCGACCTACTACAACCCGTCGAGCGGCACCGGCGTGGTGACCACGGGGCTGAAGGCGGGCGATTCCTACACGTTCAGCACCGTGGTGCCGCCCGCGCCGGACGAGGCGGACCTCGCCGAGGACCGCTTCGCCGCGGTCGAGATCCCCGAGCCCGAGGCCGTGCCCGAGAAGCTGCGCGAGGTCGCGGCGGATGCGATCTCCGACGCCGAGGCGAAGACGCCGTTCGAGAAGGTGCAGGCGCTGCGCACGTACCTCGTCGAGTCGGGATTCTTCAGCCACGGCCTGAAGGAGGAGGAGTTCTCGCCCTCCGGCCACGGCTCCGCGCGTCTTGGCGGCATGGCCGCGGCCGAGCAGATGGTCGGCGACGACGAGCAGTACGCCGCGCTCATGGCGCTCATGGCCTACGAGGTCGGCATCCCCGCGCGCGTGGTGATGGGCTTCCACGCCGAGAGCTCCTCCGGGCAGCTCGTCGCGAACGGCGACAACCTGCACGCCTGGGTCGAGGTCGCGTTCGAGGAGGCCGGCTGGGTGCCGATCGATCCGACGCCGGATGAGGACAAGGAGCCCAAGGACCAGACGACCCAGCCCAAGACCGACCCGCAGCCCATGCCGCTGCAGCCGCCGCCCCCGCCGAAGGAGGAGGCGGACGAGCCACCGCTCGTGCCGGACGACCGTGAGGCGGAGGACGAGGCCGAGCCGCTGCCCGGCTACCTGGGCGTGCTGCTCGCGATCGGGGGGATCAGCCTCGGCACGGTCGCGCTGCTGCTCGCGCCGTTCGTGATCATCGGCGGCATCAAGGCCTCGCGCCGGCGCAAGCGCCGCGAGGCGCCGCTGCCGGCCGACCGGATCAGCGGAGGCTGGGACGAGCTGATGGATCGCGCGGTCGACTTCGGCCGCGCCGTGCCCGTGGGCGCGACGCGCTACGAGCAGTCGGCGCAGCTGGTGGCGACGCTCGAGGAGCCGCGCGTGCAGAGCATCGCGGTGCGGGCGGACGCCGGGGTGTTCGGGCCGGGCGAACCCACGCCCGAGGAGATCGAGGCGTTCTGGGCCGAGGTCGACGGGGTCGTGGGCGGCATGAACCGGAAGGCCTCGTTCTGGAAGCGGCTCGCAGCACGGCTCAACCTGCGCTCGCTGACCCAGGGCTCTTCATTGACGAAACGTGTGCGGTCTCTTCGCGAGACGGTCTCCGCACGACGGAAGGATGGCTGA